The proteins below are encoded in one region of Alistipes indistinctus YIT 12060:
- a CDS encoding ferritin gives MLSEKVEKALNAQINAEFWSAYLYLSMSADAMQKGYKGIANWFSIQFQEEQAHAQIFVNYVLSRGGKVTLAPIAAVKTEWASSLEMFQDTLQHEQKVTSLIDELCHIAMAEKDFATSNMLNWFVTEQVEEEDNARTIIDQLKMVEGNSVGLYMIDKELAARTYTVPAPLANSAQ, from the coding sequence ATGTTAAGCGAAAAAGTAGAAAAGGCGCTCAATGCGCAGATCAATGCCGAATTCTGGTCGGCTTATCTCTATCTGTCGATGTCGGCCGATGCCATGCAGAAGGGCTATAAAGGGATTGCAAACTGGTTTTCGATTCAATTCCAGGAAGAACAGGCGCACGCACAGATTTTCGTGAACTACGTGCTTTCGCGCGGCGGGAAAGTGACCCTCGCTCCGATCGCAGCCGTTAAAACTGAATGGGCTTCATCGCTGGAGATGTTCCAGGACACGTTGCAACACGAACAGAAAGTCACCTCACTGATCGACGAATTGTGCCACATAGCCATGGCCGAAAAAGATTTCGCCACCTCGAACATGCTCAACTGGTTCGTTACCGAACAGGTCGAGGAAGAGGACAATGCCCGCACGATCATCGACCAGCTCAAGATGGTCGAAGGCAACTCGGTAGGCCTTTATATGATCGATAAGGAGCTCGCCGCACGCACCTATACAGTACCCGCACCGCTGGCAAATTCAGCGCAGTAG
- a CDS encoding arsenate reductase family protein translates to MKPLFIQYAKCGTCIKARKWLEAHNIAFDTRDIITQNPTEPELGSWLRDSSLPVQKFFNTSGLKYKELNLKDKVKTTPEDQLLALLASDGKLVKRPVLVFSDRVLVGFKEEEWAKTLL, encoded by the coding sequence ATGAAACCTCTTTTTATCCAATACGCCAAGTGCGGCACCTGTATCAAGGCCCGCAAATGGCTCGAGGCTCACAACATCGCATTCGACACCCGCGACATCATCACGCAAAATCCGACCGAACCCGAGCTCGGCTCCTGGCTACGAGACAGCAGCCTGCCCGTGCAAAAATTTTTCAACACCAGCGGTCTGAAATACAAAGAGCTGAATCTTAAAGACAAAGTTAAAACGACACCCGAGGACCAACTGCTCGCATTGCTGGCCTCGGACGGCAAGTTGGTCAAACGCCCTGTATTGGTGTTCTCCGACCGGGTATTGGTAGGATTCAAGGAAGAAGAGTGGGCCAAAACCCTGCTGTAA